Below is a window of Pseudomonas sp. B21-040 DNA.
GCAGGCGAATGGTCTGACGGTAAACGTTACCGCCAGAACCTTCGCACGCGGCGATAATCGTAGCATCGCCGACCTCGACGATTCTGACGCGATTCTCCAGGGCGTAGCGACGGCCGCGCTCCAGGCTTTGCTCTTTGAACCGGCTGACCCAGGAAGGTCCCAGGGGTTTGCTCAGGGTCGAGGTCATAGGGACTTCAATCAGTCCGGAATTTCATCGGGGACTGGCCGAGGTGCAGGGGCGGTAAGCGAGGTGATCTTGATCAGCAAGCCGAGGTGGCCGTTGTCGAGGAAGTTCAGCTGGCCGTTCTTGGTATGGCTTTCTTGCTTGAGGCGCTCGCTGGCGGTGACCATGCCGTTGGCGTCGATCTGGTTAACCCAGAAATCGGCGTCTACGTCGGTGAATCGTCCCAATTTCAGGTTCAGCGTGCCCTCGATCGGGAATTGGCCGAACTGTTCCTTGCCGTCGCTGATCGCGATTTTGCTCGGTGCTTCACCGAGTGTCTGTTGCCAGGCTTTGTGCAGCAACACGGTGTAGTCGGCGCTGGCGGTGAGTTTTTCCACTTCGCCATTCAGGCTTGGCGTACGCAGGCTGTCAGGTTTGATGCTTTGTGCGCCGGCGGCCCAGTCTTCCGGTGCTGCGCGGCTAACGATAGCAGGCACAGCGTTTTGGCGGACCAGAATCATTTCGACCTGATACAGGTCATCGGCAAACGCCGTTGGAGCGACCAGGGTTGTCAGCAAGGTCAGTAAGCGAAACAGGCGCATGCGGCGTCCTTCAAGCAGTTTTCGGGATGAGGCACTCAAGCAGCGCCTCTACAGTATTAAAGCGCTCTTGCGGGCTTTCCATCGGGACCATGAATTTAAACATCGTGGCACCTTCGAATTTGTAGCGTTTGGGTTGGCCCTGAATCAGTTTGATCAGTGTCAGCGGGTCGACCGGCGTCTGCGCCGCGAACTCGATGCGGCCACCTTGCGGGCCGCCGTCGACTTTCTTGATGCCCAGCAGTTCGGCCTGCAGCTTCAGCGCGGTGATGCGCATCAGGTTCTTGGTCGGTTCCGGCAACAGGCCGAAACGGTCGATCATTTCAACTTGCAAGTCTTTGAGGCCATCTTCATCGGTGGCCGAAGCAATGCGTTTGTAGAGAATCAATCGGGCGTGAACGTCCGGCAGATAGTCTTCGGGAATCAACGCCGGAACGCGCAGATTGACTTCCGGGCCACCGCCCAACGGCTGATCCAGGTTGGGTTGCTCGCCCTTGCGGATCGATTTCACCGCGCGCTCGAGCATTTCCATGTACAGCGTAAAGCCAACCGCCTGGATCTGCCCGCTTTGACCGTCGCCCAGCAACTCACCTGCGCCACGGATTTCCAGGTCGTTGGTGGCAAGCACGAAGCCCGCGCCGAGGTCCTGGGTGTTGGCAATCGCTTCCAGGCGTTTTTCTGCGTCCGGGGTAATTTGCTGGCGCGGCGGCGTCAGCAGGTAAGCGTAAGCCTGGTGGTGACTGCGCCCGACACGGCCGCGCAACTGGTGCAGTTGTGCCAGCCCGAATTTGTCGGCGCGCTCGATGATGATGGTGTTGGCGCTCGGCACGTCGATGCCGGTCTCGATGATGGTCGAGGCGATCAGCACGTTGAAGCGCTTGTGGTAGAAGTCGCTCATCACCTGTTCGAGTTCGCGTTCGCGCATTTGTCCGTGGCCGATGCCGATCCGCGCCTCTGGCACCAGTTCGGCGAGGTCGGCGGCGCATTTCTCGATGGTCTTCACGTCGTTGTGCAGGTAGTAAACCTGACCGCCACGCAGCAATTCCCGCAGCAGGGCCTCTTTGACCGTGCTCTTGTTCTGCTCCATGACGAAGGTGCGCACCGACAGGCGACGAGCCGGCGGGGTTGCGATGATCGACAGATCGCGCATGCCCGACACTGCCATGTTCAGCGTGCGCGGAATCGGCGTGGCGGTCAGGGTAAGAATGTCGACTTCGCTGCGCAACGCCTTCAGCTGTTCCTTCTGACGAACACCGAACCGGTGCTCTTCATCGATGATCACCAGCCCAAGGTTTTTGATCTTCACGTCATCTTGCAGCAACTTGTGGGTGCCGATGACGATGTCGATCTTGCCTTCGGCGAGATCCGCGACCGCGGCGTTCACTTCCTTGGTCGACTTGAAACGACTCATCACTTCCACGGTCACCGGCCAATCGGCAAACCGGTCGCGGAAGCTGTTGTAGTGTTGCTGGGCGAGCAGGGTGGTCGGTACCAGAATGGCGACCTGACGACCGCCGTGCACGGCGATGAAGGCGGCGCGCATCGCCACTTCGGTCTTGCCGAAGCCAACGTCGCCGCAGACCAGGCGGTCCATCGGCTTCGGCGCGAGCATGTCGGCGCGTACCGCTTCAATGGTGGTTTGCTGGTCCGGGGTTTCTTCGAACGGGAAACCGGCGCTAAAGGTCGCGTAGTCGGCTTTCGGGTCTTCGAAGGCATAGCCTTCGCGCGCTGCACGACGTGCGTAGATGTCGAGCAGTTCGGCAGCCACGTCGCGCACCTGTTCGGCGGCTTTGCGTTTGGCTTTTTGCCAGGTTTCGGAGCCGAGACGGTGCAGCGGGGCCAAGGCATCGTCGCTGCCGGTGTAGCGAGCGATCAGGTGCAGGTTGGCCACCGGCACGTAAAGCTTGGCGCCTTCGGCGTATTGCAGCGTGAGGAATTCGGCCGCCTGATCGTCGATTTCCAGCGTCGCCAGCCCGAGGTATCGACCGACACCGTGATCGATATGCACCACCGGCGCGCCTTCGCGCAGTTCGGTGAGGTTCTTGATGACCGCATCGTTATTGGCGTCGGCGCGTTTTTCGCGACGACGGCGCTGCATCACTCGCTGACCGAACAGCGGGCTTTCGGCAACTAGCGCCAGCGCCGGATCATCGAGCACCAAGCCTTCGTCGAGCGGGGCAATGGTGATCGCCAGGCGTTCTTTGCTGGAGACAAAGTCCGGCCAGCTGTCGACGGTTTTCGGTCGCAGTTTCAGGCGTTCGAGTAATTCCAGCAGCACTTCGCGACGGCCCGCCGACTCGGCGGTAAACAGAACGCGTCCGGGGAATTCATCGAGGAAGCCGGCCAGTGCCGCCAATGGCTGAGTGGCCTTGGCTTCAATGGCCAGGTTTGGCAATTCCCGCGCCGGGAAGCGCTCTCGACCGACACCGGTTTCCACGTCCTGTTGGCTGGCGACGACGCGGGGCCAGGTCTTCAGGCGTGCAAAGCAGTCTTCGACTGGAAGGAACAACTCGGCCGGCGGTAATAAAGGACGGGACGGGTCGACACGGCGTTCTTCGTAGCGATTGCGCACGTCGTTCCAGAAATTCTCCGCCGCCTGCTCGATGCCCGGCAGGGAAAACACTTGCGTGTCCTGCGGCAGGTAATCGAACAGCGTCGAGGTTTCCTCAAAGAATAGCGGCAGGTAGTACTCGATACCTGCTGGTGTGATGCCACTGCTCAAATCCTGAAAGATCGGGCAGCGACGGAAATCGACATCGAAGCGCTCGCGAAAGCGTGCCTTGAAACGGGTGACCGCGTCTTTTTGCAGCGGAAACTCCCGCGCTGGCAGCAAGCGGACAGTGTCGACCTTATCGATGGAGCGCTGGTTTTCGGGATCGAATGTGCGCAGCGTCTCGATTTCATCATCAAACAGGTCGATGCGGAACGGTAGTTTGCTGCCCATCGGGAACAGGTCGATCAGCGAGCCGCGCACGGTGAATTCGCCGTGCTCGTACACCGTGTCGACATAGCGATAACCGCTGGCTTCAAGCCGCGTGCGCATTTGTTCGACGTCGAGTTTCTGGCCAACATCCAGCACCAGGCTGCTGCCGAGCAGGAATTTGGTCGGCGCCAGGCGATGCAGGGCTGTGGTGATCGGCACCACCAGAACGCCATGGTTCAGCTCCGGCAGCCTATATAAGGCAGCGATGCGCTGGGAAATGATGTCCTGGTGCGGCGAAAACAGATCGTAGGGCAGGGTTTCCCAGTCCGGGAAATGCAACACGGGCAAATCCGGGGCGAAGAAGCTCAGCTCCTGCTCCAGCCGTTCGGCGCTTTGGCTATCGGCGGTCAGCAGCAGGGTAAAGCGCTTGGCAGCGCTGGCAGCCTCGGCAATCGCCAGGCTGAGGGCAGCACCGGGCAGGTTGCCCCAATGCTGTTTACCTGCCGCGGCAGGGAGAAGCGGTAGACGCAGAACGGGCACGGAAGGTTGAGCTCCAAGCGTTGCGACAAAGTCGGTAATTGTAGCGGTCCCGGGTGCCGCCTGTCAGTTGCAGACTGTGTCTATTACGCAGGTTTGGCGAAATGTAGTGGTAAAGACAAAATTCGGCGGTTTTTTACTGGAAATGACTGGGTATGTAGTGGCAAAACCAATGAGTGTTACGGAGGGTTACGGATAAGGGCGCGCTGTCTCCAAAAAATTGACTGCGCTGAAAGCCCCGGTTTTATTGGGCTTTGGCGAGGCGTGATTTTTTTGAACAGGAAAATGTTACGGATCGCACGACAAGCGCGCATTGCTACGGGAGGGAGTCGGCGGCATAATGTAGCCCCTTTTTTCTGCCCCTACATGTGGAAGGTTCCCGTGACTCAGAAGCCCGACCAGTGTCTTGGTGAATGGATCGACCGTGAAGCACTCGCAGAAGCGATGATTCCGCTTATCGGTCAGCTCTACCGCAATAACAACGTGGTGAGCTCGATCTATGGCCGCAGCCTGATCAACCGTTCAGTCATTGCGATTCTCAAAGCTCACCGCTTTGCTCGTCATCGTCAGTCCGATGACAGCGAATTGTCCGTCCACGAAACATTCCCGCTGCTCAAAGCGATGAGCGAGCTCAAGCTCGGCGCCGCTTCGGTAGACCTGGGCAAGCTTGCGGTCAAGTTCAAGACCGAAGGCAAAGGCCGTACTGCCGAGCAGTTCGTCCGTGAAGAACTGGCTGATGTGGTTGGTCAGCAAAACGTTGCCGCGCGCAAAGGCACCGACGTTGTCCTGTACGGCTTCGGTCGTATCGGCCGTCTGCTGGCGCGCATCCTGATCGAGAAAACCGGTGGTGGCGACGGCCTGCGTCTGCGCGCCATCGTTGTCCGCAAGGGCGCCGAGAACGATCTGGTCAAGCGTGCAAGCCTGCTGCGTCGTGACTCGGTTCATGGTCCGTTCGATGGCACCATCACCATTGATGAAGCCAACAGCACCATCACCGCCAACGGCAACCTGATCCAGGTTATCTACGCGAAAAACCCGACTGAAGTGGACTACACCCAGTACGGCATCAAAGACGCGCTGCTGGTGGACAACACCGGTGTATGGCGTGATGCCGACGGCCTGGGCCAGCACTTGGCTTGCCCGGGGATCGATCGCGTTGTTCTGACCGCGCCAGGTAAAGGCAAGCTGAAGAACATCGTTCACGGCATCAACCACGGTGAAATCACCGCTGATGACAAGATCGTTTCTGCCGCTTCCTGCACCACCAACGCCATCGTGCCGGTGCTGAAAGCTGTCAACGACAAGTTCGGCATCATCAATGGTCACGTTGAAACCGTTCACTCGTACACCAACGACCAGAACCTGATCGACAACTTCCACAAAGGCGATCGCCGTGGCCGTAGCGCCGCGCTGAACATGGTTATCACCGAGACCGGTGCTGCCACTGCTGCTGCCAAGGCTCTGCCTGAACTGGCTGGCAAGTTGACCGGTAACGCGATCCGCGTTCCGACGCCAAACGTGTCGATGGCCATTCTCAACCTGAACCTTGAGAAAGCCGCCACCCGCGAAGAGATGAACGAGTACCTGCGCTACATGGCGCTGCACTCCGATCTGCATAAGCAAATCGACTACGTCAATTCGCAGGAAGTGGTTTCCACCGACTTCGTTGGCTCGCGCCACGCAGGTGTTGTGGACGCTGAAGCGACCATTACCCAAGACAACCGCGTTGTTCTGTACGTTTGGTACGACAACGAGTTCGGTTACAGCTGCCAGGTAGTTCGCGTAATGGAAGACATGGCCGGTGTAAACCCGCCAGCTTTCCCGCGCTAAGCGCTATCCGCTGCAAATGAAAACGCCCCGACCTAGGTCGGGGCGTTTTTGTTTGTGCGGTGATCATACCCTCATTTCTATCGCATAATGGCGGGCCTTGACGGCGTGTCTGGGCTTTTTTCAGGGGATGCAGGATTTGTTGAAATGGCGGCTTTTCAGTCTCGTCACATTGATCGCCGCGTTGCCAGGCTGCGGCAACAGCGACTCCATGGAGAGTTTCGGCGGCCCGACCATGGGCAGTACTTATTCGATCAAGTACGTGCGCCGCGAAGGTCTTCCCGCCCCAAAAGACGTCAAGGTCGAAGTCGAAAAAATCCTCGCTGAGGTCGATCAACAAATGTCGACCTACCGCAGCGACTCGGACATCGAGCATTTCAACGATCTCCCTGCCAATCGCTGTCAAAAAATGCCTCCGCCCATCCTCAAGTTGATCCGTGTTGGCGAACAGCTGTCAGAGCAAAGCGAAGGCTCCTACGACTTGACGGTAGAACCATTGCTCAACCTTTGGGGGTTCGGCCCGCAGGCGCGAGCGGAAACTGTTCCCTCTGCTCAAGCGCAGGCAGAGGTTAGGCAGCGTGTCGGATACCAGCACCTGCGCATCGACGGTGATCAGTTGTGCAAGGATGCCGCCGTCGAAGTCGACTTCAACAGCATCGCCGCCGGTTATGCCGTCGACACCATTGCCGCAAAACTCGAAGCCATGGGTATCCACAATTACCTCGCCGAAGCCACGGGCGAACTCAAGGCTGCCGGCAAAAAAATCGATGGCTCAGCGTGGCGCGTCGCCCTGGAAGAGCCTCGTGACGACCAGCAAGTGGCGGAGCGCATCATTGCTGTCGATGGCTATGGCGTTTCCACCTCCGGTGACTATCGCAATTATTTTCAGCAAGACGGAAGGCGTTATTCCCACACCTTCGATGCCCGCACTGGTGCTCCGGTCCTACACACTCTGGCGTCAGTAACGGTGATTCATCCTTCGGCATTGATGGCCGATGGACTATCGACGCTGTTGCTGATTCTCGGCCCTGAACGGGGGTGGGACTATGCCCAGGCACATGACATCGGTGCATTCTTTGTGATTCGTGCCGATACAGGTTTCGTCACACGAACCAATCAGGCTTTCGAGCGGCTCAGCGGCGCAAAAACTGACTGAGGACAATACGAAAGCTGGCGTTGTAGTGCAGGCAAAAGTAGCCTACGACGCGACCAAGGGTTAATGTGCGCGGCGTTGACGCTTCTATAGACTGTGTCCGGGTTCTGCACTGGCCCCAAATTGTTCCTTCACGCCACAGATTGGCGTGATTTAGCCGCAGGGTGCCGATGGCATCGCGGCCTGTTCTGAGGAGTACGCATGGCTGTCTACAACTACGACGTGGTGGTGTTGGGTTCCGGCCCGGCGGGAGAAGGCGCGGCAATGAACGCCGCCAAAGCAGGGCGCAAGGTGGCGATGGTCGATAGCCGTCGCCAGGTCGGCGGCAACTGCACCCACCTAGGTACCATCCCGTCCAAGGCACTGCGTCACTCGGTCCGGCAGATCATGCAGTTCAACACCAACCCTATGTTCCGGGCCATTGGTGAGCCGCGCTGGTTCTCGTTTCCGGACGTACTGAAAAGCGCCGAGAAAGTCATTTCCAAGCAAGTCGCTTCGCGCACCGGCTACTACGCCCGTAACCGCGTCGACGTATTTTTCGGCACCGGCAGCTTCGCCGACGAGCAAACCATCGAAGTGGTCTGCGCCAACGGTGTGGTCGAAAAGCTGGTAGCCAAGCACATCATCATTGCCACCGGTTCGCGTCCTTATCGCCCGGCGGACATCGATTTCCACCACCCGCGTATCTACGATAGCGACACCATCCTCAGCCTTGGCCACACCCCGCGCAAACTCATCGTTTACGGCGCCGGTGTGATCGGTTGCGAATACGCGTCGATCTTCAGCGGTCTGGGTGTACTGGTCGAGCTGGTGGACAACCGCGGTCAGTTGCTGAGCTTCCTCGACTCCGAAATTTCCCAGGCGTTGAGCTACCACTTCAGCAACAACAACATCACGGTTCGCCACAACGAAGACTACGATCGCGTTGAAGGCGTGGACAGCGGTGTGATCCTGCACCTCAAGTCCGGCAAGAAGATCAAGGCCGACGCCTTGCTCTGGTGCAACGGCCGTACCGGCAACACCGATCAGTTGGGCCTGGAAAACATCGGCGTGAAGGTCAACAGCCGTGGCCAGATCGAAGTCGACGAGGCTTACCGCACCTGCGTACCAAACATCTACGGTGCCGGTGATGTCATCGGCTGGCCGAGCCTGGCGAGTGCCGCGCATGACCAGGGGCGTTCGGCTGCTGGCAGCATCGTCGACAACGGCAGCTGGCGCTTCGTCAATGACGTGCCGACCGGCATCTACACCATTCCGGAGATCAGCTCGATCGGCAAGAACGAGCAGGAGCTGACTCAGGCCAAGGTGCCGTACGAAGTGGGCAAGGCGTTCTTCAAGGGCATGGCGCGGGCGCAGATTGCCGGTGAGCCGCAAGGCATGCTGAAAATCCTGTTCCACCGTGAAACCCTGGAAGTGCTGGGCGTTCACTGCTTCGGTTATCAGGCGTCGGAGATCGTGCACATCGGTCAGGCGATCATGAACCAGCCGGGCGAACTGAACACGCTGAAGTATTTCGTCAACACGACGTTCAACTACCCGACCATGGCCGAAGCCTATCGGGTAGCGGCGTACGATGGCCTCAACCGGCTTTTTTGACGGGCTCCGGCCGGTGGCCTGAGCCGGCCGGGGAGACCGATTTCAGCAATTCTCGAGCGTGGCGCTGGCCAAACCGGGAAAGTCTGTAATCAGGCTGTCAACGCCGAAGTCGGCGAGTCTGCGCATCAACGCGGGCTCGTTGACTGTCCATACCGACACATGCAACCCCTGGCGCTGCGCCTTCTGCAGGCGCTCCGGCGTACACAGGGTCCAGTTCAACGCCAGAATCTCACAGCCGTAGCTTGCCGCAACCTTCAACGGGTCGAGCCAGGCGTATTCGGCCACCAATCCGCGAGACACGTCCGGCACCAGGTCCAGCGCGGCTTTCAGCACTTCGCGTGAACTTGAGGTGATCGTGACCTTGTCGAGCAGACCGAAACGCTGAGCCATTTCACGAATCGCCAGTACCGTCGTCGCAGCGCGAGTGCGTGAGGCGCTCTTGACTTCCAGTTGCCAGTGATCGAAGTCGCACTTCTCGAACAATTCTTCCAGCGTCGGGATAGGGCAGGGTTTGATCCAGCCCGGGCCACCCTTGCGTGCGTCGTAGGTCACCAATTCGGCCGCCGTGTGTTCGACGACTTTGCCGCGACGGTCAGTGGTGCGTTTGAGTGTCGGGTCGTGTATGACCATCAACTCATTGTCCATGGACAAGTGCAGGTCCAGTTCGCAGCGGCGCACGCCGTGCTTGAGGCATTCCTGAAAACTGATCAGGGTGTTTTCCGGTGCTTCGCCCTTGGCGCCGCGATGGCCGTAGATGAGGGTCACGGTTCTTCCTTAAATTAAATGCCTGATTCGTTTTCGCGGGCCAGTCGTCGTTCCTGGGCCTGCTTTTGCAAAATATAGCGGGCGAGCAACTGCCGTTGAGCATCGGTCGGGCGTTCGAACTCGGTGCCGATATCAAAGGCACCAGCCTTGCGGTCGCAATGGGTGACGCGGGCTCGCAGCAACAGGCCGAGGGCTTGCGGCATCAGCACCATTTTGACGGACAGGTGTGCACCTACGGATATAGGTGTCGGGTGCTGGAAGTCGATGCCGCCTTCGGAAATGATCACCGGCTGCGGTTCGCCGATCTGTCCGAGCACGGTGATCGCGATCACCTGGCTCAGTAAATCGATACGTTTGTTCTGGGATTTCAGGAAGGCTGCGAGGTTGCGCTCGCGCTCACTGATCTGGCGTAACAGGTGTTGTGACTCGAATTCGCTCAGGTGCAGTTCGCTGAGCAAGTTGAATAGTGGAGAAGCATCCTGCAACACTTCCAGGCCTGCGGCCTCGGGAGCGGACAGGGTCCGAATTTCCAGTGCGATCGTGTCCTCGATACGGTAGTATTCGCGGCGATCTTCTTCATCTAATGTCGACATGGCGAACCCATGGTAGCGGCGGTGGTCTGAGTGTAAAGCTGGTTATCGACCCCCGCCACAAGGACGTTCCTTTTCCCTCCGAACAAGCCCCGACATGTTCAGACCTCTCTTCGCATTTATTGGCACGCGTTATACCCGTGCAAAGCGTCGCAATCATTTTGTGTCGTTCATTTCCCTGACCTCGATGATCGGACTCGCCCTTGGCGTAGTCGTGATGATTGTGGTGCTGTCGGTCATGAACGGCTTCGATCATGAGATGCGCACCCGTGTGCTGGGCATGGTGCCCCACGCGACCATCGAGTCCGGTGAGCCGATCAGCGACTGGCAAAG
It encodes the following:
- a CDS encoding PilZ domain-containing protein translates to MSTLDEEDRREYYRIEDTIALEIRTLSAPEAAGLEVLQDASPLFNLLSELHLSEFESQHLLRQISERERNLAAFLKSQNKRIDLLSQVIAITVLGQIGEPQPVIISEGGIDFQHPTPISVGAHLSVKMVLMPQALGLLLRARVTHCDRKAGAFDIGTEFERPTDAQRQLLARYILQKQAQERRLARENESGI
- a CDS encoding CsiV family protein; amino-acid sequence: MRLFRLLTLLTTLVAPTAFADDLYQVEMILVRQNAVPAIVSRAAPEDWAAGAQSIKPDSLRTPSLNGEVEKLTASADYTVLLHKAWQQTLGEAPSKIAISDGKEQFGQFPIEGTLNLKLGRFTDVDADFWVNQIDANGMVTASERLKQESHTKNGQLNFLDNGHLGLLIKITSLTAPAPRPVPDEIPD
- a CDS encoding FAD:protein FMN transferase, with the translated sequence MQDLLKWRLFSLVTLIAALPGCGNSDSMESFGGPTMGSTYSIKYVRREGLPAPKDVKVEVEKILAEVDQQMSTYRSDSDIEHFNDLPANRCQKMPPPILKLIRVGEQLSEQSEGSYDLTVEPLLNLWGFGPQARAETVPSAQAQAEVRQRVGYQHLRIDGDQLCKDAAVEVDFNSIAAGYAVDTIAAKLEAMGIHNYLAEATGELKAAGKKIDGSAWRVALEEPRDDQQVAERIIAVDGYGVSTSGDYRNYFQQDGRRYSHTFDARTGAPVLHTLASVTVIHPSALMADGLSTLLLILGPERGWDYAQAHDIGAFFVIRADTGFVTRTNQAFERLSGAKTD
- the sthA gene encoding Si-specific NAD(P)(+) transhydrogenase, with amino-acid sequence MAVYNYDVVVLGSGPAGEGAAMNAAKAGRKVAMVDSRRQVGGNCTHLGTIPSKALRHSVRQIMQFNTNPMFRAIGEPRWFSFPDVLKSAEKVISKQVASRTGYYARNRVDVFFGTGSFADEQTIEVVCANGVVEKLVAKHIIIATGSRPYRPADIDFHHPRIYDSDTILSLGHTPRKLIVYGAGVIGCEYASIFSGLGVLVELVDNRGQLLSFLDSEISQALSYHFSNNNITVRHNEDYDRVEGVDSGVILHLKSGKKIKADALLWCNGRTGNTDQLGLENIGVKVNSRGQIEVDEAYRTCVPNIYGAGDVIGWPSLASAAHDQGRSAAGSIVDNGSWRFVNDVPTGIYTIPEISSIGKNEQELTQAKVPYEVGKAFFKGMARAQIAGEPQGMLKILFHRETLEVLGVHCFGYQASEIVHIGQAIMNQPGELNTLKYFVNTTFNYPTMAEAYRVAAYDGLNRLF
- a CDS encoding glyceraldehyde-3-phosphate dehydrogenase, which gives rise to MWKVPVTQKPDQCLGEWIDREALAEAMIPLIGQLYRNNNVVSSIYGRSLINRSVIAILKAHRFARHRQSDDSELSVHETFPLLKAMSELKLGAASVDLGKLAVKFKTEGKGRTAEQFVREELADVVGQQNVAARKGTDVVLYGFGRIGRLLARILIEKTGGGDGLRLRAIVVRKGAENDLVKRASLLRRDSVHGPFDGTITIDEANSTITANGNLIQVIYAKNPTEVDYTQYGIKDALLVDNTGVWRDADGLGQHLACPGIDRVVLTAPGKGKLKNIVHGINHGEITADDKIVSAASCTTNAIVPVLKAVNDKFGIINGHVETVHSYTNDQNLIDNFHKGDRRGRSAALNMVITETGAATAAAKALPELAGKLTGNAIRVPTPNVSMAILNLNLEKAATREEMNEYLRYMALHSDLHKQIDYVNSQEVVSTDFVGSRHAGVVDAEATITQDNRVVLYVWYDNEFGYSCQVVRVMEDMAGVNPPAFPR
- a CDS encoding glycerophosphodiester phosphodiesterase family protein, which gives rise to MTLIYGHRGAKGEAPENTLISFQECLKHGVRRCELDLHLSMDNELMVIHDPTLKRTTDRRGKVVEHTAAELVTYDARKGGPGWIKPCPIPTLEELFEKCDFDHWQLEVKSASRTRAATTVLAIREMAQRFGLLDKVTITSSSREVLKAALDLVPDVSRGLVAEYAWLDPLKVAASYGCEILALNWTLCTPERLQKAQRQGLHVSVWTVNEPALMRRLADFGVDSLITDFPGLASATLENC
- the mfd gene encoding transcription-repair coupling factor codes for the protein MPVLRLPLLPAAAGKQHWGNLPGAALSLAIAEAASAAKRFTLLLTADSQSAERLEQELSFFAPDLPVLHFPDWETLPYDLFSPHQDIISQRIAALYRLPELNHGVLVVPITTALHRLAPTKFLLGSSLVLDVGQKLDVEQMRTRLEASGYRYVDTVYEHGEFTVRGSLIDLFPMGSKLPFRIDLFDDEIETLRTFDPENQRSIDKVDTVRLLPAREFPLQKDAVTRFKARFRERFDVDFRRCPIFQDLSSGITPAGIEYYLPLFFEETSTLFDYLPQDTQVFSLPGIEQAAENFWNDVRNRYEERRVDPSRPLLPPAELFLPVEDCFARLKTWPRVVASQQDVETGVGRERFPARELPNLAIEAKATQPLAALAGFLDEFPGRVLFTAESAGRREVLLELLERLKLRPKTVDSWPDFVSSKERLAITIAPLDEGLVLDDPALALVAESPLFGQRVMQRRRREKRADANNDAVIKNLTELREGAPVVHIDHGVGRYLGLATLEIDDQAAEFLTLQYAEGAKLYVPVANLHLIARYTGSDDALAPLHRLGSETWQKAKRKAAEQVRDVAAELLDIYARRAAREGYAFEDPKADYATFSAGFPFEETPDQQTTIEAVRADMLAPKPMDRLVCGDVGFGKTEVAMRAAFIAVHGGRQVAILVPTTLLAQQHYNSFRDRFADWPVTVEVMSRFKSTKEVNAAVADLAEGKIDIVIGTHKLLQDDVKIKNLGLVIIDEEHRFGVRQKEQLKALRSEVDILTLTATPIPRTLNMAVSGMRDLSIIATPPARRLSVRTFVMEQNKSTVKEALLRELLRGGQVYYLHNDVKTIEKCAADLAELVPEARIGIGHGQMRERELEQVMSDFYHKRFNVLIASTIIETGIDVPSANTIIIERADKFGLAQLHQLRGRVGRSHHQAYAYLLTPPRQQITPDAEKRLEAIANTQDLGAGFVLATNDLEIRGAGELLGDGQSGQIQAVGFTLYMEMLERAVKSIRKGEQPNLDQPLGGGPEVNLRVPALIPEDYLPDVHARLILYKRIASATDEDGLKDLQVEMIDRFGLLPEPTKNLMRITALKLQAELLGIKKVDGGPQGGRIEFAAQTPVDPLTLIKLIQGQPKRYKFEGATMFKFMVPMESPQERFNTVEALLECLIPKTA